The following nucleotide sequence is from Halapricum desulfuricans.
CTCATATTCGAAGTCGTGAGCGTCCCAGCCGTGCCCACAATCTTCGCAGTAGGCCACGTCGCCGTATTTTCGGTCGGTCGTAACGACGTGATCGTGGTCGCAGTTTTCGACGTACTCGTGAAGTGATTCATACGCCGCTTCAATCCCGTCTTGTTTGGCCTCTTCAAGCAGTCCTCGAAGCAGTTTCTGAGCAGTGTCAGCGTCGATCTCCGGGATTTTGTGACCGTATTCGACCTTGTTAGGGACCGGCTCGCCGTCGAACATTTTCTTGATCTCTGTAGGTGTCCACGGAACGGTCGTGTCGATTTTCACATAATCAGACAGCCGAGGATCGGAGAATCCGACAAATCGCTCGCCTCGAATCCGCGTTCCGCCGCCGTTGGCGTTCCGCATTTCGAGCAAGGAGTCTTCCGGGAATGGCTCCCAGTCGAGGCTGTATCGGTACTTGTGCAGTCCGGGAATTGTGCCGCCGACCAATTCGTTTCGGTCGTAATCGAAGTGTTCCTTCGACTGATAGAACACATATCCGAAGTGTCGGCCGTTGCCAGCAGTCGGAACGTGTCGGCGTTTGTCGATTTTGTCGATCCAGTAATCGGCGTGAAGTGAATCCAGCACGTTGATTTTCCGGAGTGCTTTGCGGTCGTCAATCGGTATCCTGTAGGTGTAGGTTCGGGGGGTTGGTTGGCTCATTTGTTTTCCTCGATTAGTCCCAATCGAATCGGTCGATGTACTCTTGTGGGGGATATTCGCCGTGGTGGCACGGTTCCAAGATCCCTTGCTTGAGTGCCTCGACCTCTCGCTCTTCGCAGATCCCGGTCTTCGGAGTGAACGTCCCCATATTGTGACCGGAAATCCTGGGACTCGCGCTGTTCGAAAGAACAAGCACGGACCCATCCCCAAGGGTGCAAAGTTCGCCGGCCTTTGCATCGCACTTCGGGCAATCAATTTCCAACACCGGCTCGCGGTTCCAGTGGTGTCCACAGTTTCGGCAGGTCGCGCTACCGTCGTCGTGCCAAAAATCCAGATGAGCGTGTTTCTTCGACACGGATTCATCGGCCTTCGGCAGTGATTCAACTCCGGTCGTCGGGGTTTGTTCGGTTGAAGACATTGGTCTGGTTGGTTTGGTTGGCCGCAATCCCGCCGCTATCGGAGCGGTTTCATCTATCTTTCAAACTCGGGAAAACTATTCGTCGTCTCTGAACTGTTCTTTCACGTCGGCTTCTACTTCGTTAATGACCCGATTTGAGACACCGATAAAAATATACGTAGGATAGTCACTGGCTTCTGCCCAGTCAGTCATACGTTTTCGCATATTATCGAAGTCTTCCTTATCATATCTGACGTAATCTAACACACCAGTTTCGAAATCATAATTCGTACTGCGAAATGCCACTTCTTCCTCGAAACCTCTCTGTGCAACCTCTTTCTGAATCTGTACCGGGACATTGCTCAGTAACTCGTTGTAGTAACCACCGCTGGTCGTAATCAACGGTTCATCATTGACTAACGTGTTAACGATCACACCGTTAGTCGCCAGCCGGAATTGGAGATCGACAAGAATCGGTCGGTCTTCGGTATCGGCCGGATCAATGTGTCCGAATTGTCTGTACGTGCCGTCCATAATGACTCCAGAAGGAGTCGGGTATTTGAATTGCATTTTAGTTTGCTCCGGCGATTATTTCGCCAAGCAGGAACGTTCGCCGCTCGCCGTCGAGGGTCTGCACTACCAAGTCCCCGTCTTCGCGCCACCACGTCTCAACATCCTCGACAATTTCGGTGCATTCAGGCGTCAATACGGTAATCTGAGTTGGGTTCGGTTGGCGCTTCATCGGTTGGTTTCCACCCGAAGGGGAGCATTACAGCACTTCGACCGGTATCGCTCCGGCTCTGTGACTGTCTTCGACCGCTTGTATCGGTGCGCCACATCCGTATCGCATTCCGAACAATACAGGATGTATTTGGCGTCCTCGACGGCGAAACTCTCACAGTGTCGCGTCGTTTCGAGCGGTTCGACAAGTGCCTTGAATCGGTAGCCGTGCCCGCCTTGGCGATAATTCTGCACTGTGTGGACGTGGATCAATTCGTGCCGGATCGTTTCCGAGAATTGTTTCCATCCCCACTTCTGGTATGCCTTGAAGGCATATCGGATGTACTTGATTTCTCCAGTGTGCTTGACGTGGGCAACTTTCCCGGCCGTCCGTTTCATTTGCGTCGAAACTTCAACCGGAATCCCGTCAAGGTCGATCTCTAACTCGTCGTAATGATCAGCACACCATTCTTGGTACTCGGTGATCGCCGCTCGAAGGTCGGCCTTCCCCATATCGTCGGGAAACGTCGGCTCACTATCGGCCGCCGGCTCCGCTTTTGATTGGGTCGCCACTTCTTTCGGGAATTTCATATCAAGCCCAGTCGTCGATTTTCACGAACGTATCGCTCCGGATCTCGTTCAGATCGGCGTCGATGAATCCCACTTCCGTCCCATCGGGACCGGTGTAGTACAGGATCGCCAAATCTTCGCCGGGCAATACTGGTTCCGTAATCGCCGGCCGCTTTTTGATCTCTTCCATTGTTCTGGTTGGGTTGTTCTGGTTGGGTTTGGTTGGTATTCGATATTCTATACAAGGCCCTCTTTGGGCCAGTCCTAATCGGGAATCGAACCCGGAACTAACACCAGTTTAGGTATCGGACTCTCTCTGGACAATCGAGTTATTGCCCAATTCGGTATTCCAGATTGGGAATCCCAATCCTATCCCCCCTGTAGTCCCCCCTTTCCTTTCCCTTTCTCACTGTTCGGGGATCACTGCTTTTCCCCGGTGATATTCGGAGCAACCGGGATTGTTGCAGTATCGTTTCGTCACCGTCTCTTCGCCGGGGGTTAATCGCTGGAACTCAAGCAGTCGATCATAGCCGCATTCTTCGCAGGTTCCGCCAACAATTCCTACTCGCAATCCGCCGTAGCCAATTCCGCCGGTCTTTTCGTGGATATATCGGACGCTATCATATACTCGCTTCATTTTTCTACTACTAAGTTGAGGTATCCGCCATCGGTCTCCTGTTCGATCAATACGGTCTGCTGATATTCGGCAATCGATAATGTGTCAGCCGAAAACGAAAAGCCATTCAGGTTCAGGGCAAATGCGTCGAACTCTTCTTCTTGCCCGTCGAGATCCCGGCCGTACACTTTGTAGCCACCACTTTCGGTGTGTGTATCGGTGATCTGTCGGTCGGGCTGTCGCTCAACAACTACGTGAGTCGCTTCAAATGTGGTCATTGTCAGAATTTTCGCCGGGCAATTTCTTCGGCTCGATCTACGTCGTCGGGGTCGGGAATTTCGTCTCGCTCATATCCCATTTTTCCAAGTTCGATCTCGACAAGTCGGGAAAATCGCCGCTCTTCCCGCACTCTTCGGTCGTGATCGGCTCGAATTTTCGGATCGGCGTAGTAGCCAGCGGGCTTATCTCTCCATTCGCCGTCGTACATTCCAGTCATTATTCTTCCACCATATATTCGACCTGTTCTAACAGCGCCAATAGATCGGGCTGTTCTTCGGCCGAGAATCCAAGATACACCGTCTCGTGTTGATCGGTCAAGGCGTAATCGTGGAAAGTTGTGCCGTTCAATTCAATTAGTTGGAATGGTCCTTCTCTGGCGATAATTTCGGTCATTTTAGTAGTACACTTTTTCGGGGGCGTATTCGTAGACAATTCTCTCGTCGGGGTTTTCGGGATTGAACAATTCCAGCGATAATTCTTCGGCGTCAACGTCTTCGGCGCTGATGTGAAGTCGAAGTTCCGGCAACCTATCGCCGTCCGGTCCAATTCCTCTGTGGTTAGTTGCGAAATTCATCCTAAAAGCCCCCATTATCGGCCGGATCTCTGCCGCCGTATCCAGCGGTGAAAGCCAGCGTTTCTTCTAATTCGAAGTCGGGGTCGCGGTCGTTAATTCGATCGTCCAATGCTTCCGGCTCGGTATGTTCGGGGGTATTCCAGTCTGCTACGCTCATAGTTGGTTGGGTCTGGTTGGTTGTTGCCCATCGTAGGGCAGAGTCGAGACTGGAGAATTGAATCCAGCAAGAAGGCCGACCCTTTCTCGACCACTTCCCCCCATCTTATTCTCAAGGGGGGAGATAAATCTATCGGCTATTCGTTGATGACTTCGCCGTATAGCCGATCTTCGCGGGCTTTTCCGTGGTATCGCTCTTTTTCACGTTGCTTGTGCCACTTGTTCGCCGGGGTATCGGTGTGGTTTGCCATTCGTAGAAGGGGTTTGGTTGTCTTACAGAGCGGCTTCGAGGCAGGCCTTGAGGGCTTCGACCTTCTTCGGGCCAATTCCGTCAGTTTCCTCGGCAATTTCCAAGACCTCTTCCAGAGTGAAGTCGCCGCCTTCGGTCTCTTCTTCTTCGAAGAACACCAGTAGTTCGCCGTCGTCGTTCATCGGGGGCTTGTAATCGGCGGGAACTCGAATCTCGTCCTCGTCTTCGAAGAAGGTCGCCGGATCGACGCCCCACTCTTCGGCCGTCTCGACGCTCAGGATTTCGAACTCGAAGTTCGGCTCAACCTCTTCGCGGAATCCCGGAAGGGACACTTCCTTCGGGATTTCGTCGTTGTTTCGAAGGTCGCGGAACTCGCTCTTGAGTTCGTTTTTGCGGTCGCGGAAGAACACAAAGTGTTCTGCAATCGGGGAGCGGTCCTTGAGAGCCACAATGTCGGCGTTCGTAACCCCTTCGGGGCTTTCGAACAGGTGGGTCAGGGCCAGTTTCTTGACGCCTCTGTAGGTCTCCACAACGTCGTCGTACTCGTGCAGTTTCTCGATAATCTCCTCTGAAAGCGTCTCGTAAACGCTAACCTCTTCGGGTTCCGGCTCGGTCTGGGTCTCGGTCTGGGTCTCGGTGCTAACAGTCGCGGTCGCGGTTGGGAATTTCATTGCTATAGTTCGGTTTGGGTCTGATTCAATCCCCCGAAGGGGATTGCGTAGTGCGTCTTCAGCCCCCGGTGTTGGTTCTTGTGCCGGGGAGATCCCCCGAAGGGGATTTCTGCCACAAGTCAAAGGTTATCTCACATCGTTCTCCCAATCCCCGAAGGGACCGGCCGGTGAGTTTCCCGGTCTCGCTGGCGTCCCCGTAGGGACACCGACCAATTACCCCCGGTCTCTTTCGAGATCCCGGTCTCACTGGCGCGAGGATAGCCCCATTGATACTCCTTCGGTCCCTCACATTCCCCCGAAGGGGGAACTACCTTTGTGGCTCTTTGCTCAATGGGAAACAGCCCAAAGGGACACAGGGACCGGATTTTTAACCCGGTCTTTGCCATTTCTGGGACCGTCCCCCGCCCTTGCGGGAAAATCGGGGGACGCTGGAATGATCCGCCGCTGGATCAACCAGACCGAAGGGGGCTTACTTTTGTTCCCCAACGGGGAACAGGGACATACGTGGATTGGACTTTGGCAACCCTAAACACCGTCTGAAGCGGTTTTCACCTAATGTCCACAGA
It contains:
- a CDS encoding SprT-like domain-containing protein is translated as MKFPKEVATQSKAEPAADSEPTFPDDMGKADLRAAITEYQEWCADHYDELEIDLDGIPVEVSTQMKRTAGKVAHVKHTGEIKYIRYAFKAYQKWGWKQFSETIRHELIHVHTVQNYRQGGHGYRFKALVEPLETTRHCESFAVEDAKYILYCSECDTDVAHRYKRSKTVTEPERYRSKCCNAPLRVETNR